A region of Canis lupus familiaris isolate Mischka breed German Shepherd chromosome 38, alternate assembly UU_Cfam_GSD_1.0, whole genome shotgun sequence DNA encodes the following proteins:
- the CD1A8 gene encoding CD1a8 protein precursor (The RefSeq protein has 3 substitutions and aligns at 99% coverage compared to this genomic sequence), producing the protein MLFLQLVLLAVLLLGGDSEDDSQEPISFRIILTTSFYNSSSTQNQGSAWLDELQTHGWNNKTGAFRYLQPWSKGNFSNEELLEVQNLFYTYTIRSPSTFHNHIRDWQLEYPFQIQLVLGCDSHFGEASAGFLQLAYQGSDVLSFQNTSWRPSPEGGSRAQKVCSLFNQDHVSHEIVRKLLNEICPRILLSLLDAGKVDLQRQVRPEAWLSTGPSPGSGHLRLVCHVSGFYPKPVWVMWMRGEQEQTGSQRGDVLPHADGTWYLQVSLDVKAKEAAGLSCRVRHSSLGGQDMVLHWEQLPSMGLVFLVVIVPLVLLAGLVWWLWKRWKAH; encoded by the exons ATTCCCAGGAGCCGATCTCCTTCCGGATCATCCTGACCACATCCTTTTACAACAGTTCCTCGACGCAGAATCAAGGCTCAGCTTGGCTGGATGAGCTGCAGACTCACGGCTGGAACAACAAGACAGGAGCTTTCCGTTACCTGCAGCCTTGGTCTAAGGGCAACTTCAGCAACGAGGAGCTCCTGGAAGTGCAGAACTTATTCTACACATACACCATCCGATCCCCTTCCACATTTCATAACCACATCCGTGACTGGCACCTTGAAT ATCCCTTTCAGATTCAGCTGGTATTAGGCTGTGATTCCCACTTTGGAGAAGCatcagcaggcttcctgcagttGGCTTATCAGGGATCTGATCTCCTGAGCTTCCAGAACACGTCATGGAGGCCATCTCCAGAGGGAGGAAGTAGGGCTCAGAAGGTCTGCAGTCTATTCAACCAGGACCATGTTTCCCATGAAATAGTACGCAAGCTCCTCAATGAGATCTGCCCCCGGATCTTGTTGAGTCTTCTTGATGCAGGGAAGGTGGATCTCCAGCGACAAG TGAGGCCTGAGGCCTGGCTGTCCACTGGCCCCAGCCCCGGGTCTGGCCATCTGCGGCTGGTGTGCCACGTCTCCGGCTTCTACCCCAAGCCTGTTTGGGTGATGTGGATGCGGGGCGAGCAGGAGCAGACAGGCTCCCAGCGAGGTGACGTCCTGCCCCATGCTGATGGCACGTGGTACCTTCAGGTGTCCTTGGATGTGAAAGCCAAGGAGGCAGCTGGCCTGTCCTGCCGTGTGAGACACAGCAGTCTAGGAGGCCAGGACATGGTCCTCCACTGGG AGCAGCCCCCTTCCATGGGCTTGGTCTTCCTGGTGGTGATCGTGCCCCTGGTGCTCCTGGCAGGCCTGGTGTGGTGGCTCTGGAAACGCTG GAAAGCCCACT